A window from Leishmania mexicana MHOM/GT/2001/U1103 complete genome, chromosome 33 encodes these proteins:
- a CDS encoding 19S proteasome regulatory subunit,Metallo-peptidase, Clan MP, Family M67 — MDPSAFGMMAGRGMGRQTEVRDARDTAETIQISSIALLKMLIHGRTGVPLEVMGLMIGEEIDDYTIRVADVFSMPQTATGQSVEAVDPEYQVHMLDKLKLVGRHENVVGWYHSHPGFGCWLSSEDVMTAAGYENLTPRSVSVVVDPIQSVRGKVVIDAFRTIPQEIMAMRAMGEYVEPRQVTSNIGFLSKPSAVALSHNLNRQYYNLPVTFRKKNHELRLLLNVYRKGWQEGFKLEKAKVYQRETRTSIRELISLSKQAEKYITQGRDEDDLGNVGQINAMSHLQMEAENVIHRNLNQSIGAMINAVVF, encoded by the coding sequence ATGGACCCCTCGGCCTTCGGAATGATGGCTGGTCGCGGCATGGGCCGCCAGACGGAGGTGCGCGATGCCCGCGACACTGCGGAGACGATTCAGATTTCGTCCATCGCACTGCTGAAGATGCTCATTCACGGTCGCACCGGCGTGCCGCTGGAAGTGATGGGCCTCATGATTGGCGAGGAGATCGACGACTACACGATTCGTGTGGCGGATGTCTTCTCGATGCCGCAGACCGCCACGGGTCAGTCCGTCGAGGCGGTCGACCCGGAGTACCAGGTCCACATGCTGGACAAGCTGAAACTGGTCGGTCGTCACGAGAACGTCGTGGGGTGGTACCACAGCCATCCCGGATTTGGCTGCTGGCTGTCCTCGGAGGATGTGATGACAGCCGCCGGCTACGAGAATCTGACTCCACGCAGCGTGTCGGTCGTGGTGGACCCTATCCAGTCTGTGCGCGGCAAGGTGGTGATTGACGCCTTTCGCACTATCCCCCAGGAAATTATGGCTATGCGGGCGATGGGTGAGTACGTGGAGCCGCGTCAGGTGACGTCGAACATCGGATTTCTGTCCAAGCCGTCGGCTGTGGCCCTCTCCCACAATCTCAACCGTCAGTACTACAACCTCCCCGTCACCTTCCGTAAAAAGAACCACGagttgcggctgctgctgaacgtGTACCGCAAGGGCTGGCAGGAGGGCTTCAAGTTGGAGAAGGCAAAGGTGTACCAGCGAGAGACCCGCACGAGCATTCGCGAGCTCATCTCCCTCTCAAAGCAGGCGGAGAAGTACATCACGCAAGGACGCGACGAGGATGATCTTGGCAACGTCGGTCAGATCAACGCTATGTCCCACCTGCAGATGGAGGCGGAAAACGTTATCCACCGCAACCTCAATCAATCGATCGGCGCCATGATCAACGCAGTGGTGTTCTGA